A stretch of the Filimonas lacunae genome encodes the following:
- a CDS encoding SusC/RagA family TonB-linked outer membrane protein, translated as MACLLLTATAKAQQTSKTIIGKLLALDGSPQKEYVLQSKALKGKAVTAEDGRFTLQVNADDSVWVLYQDAQLGAFKVPEATSFQVQFAEKNTFKITPMAAPAADSTAKPATTVPPVDSAAKAPPKDTLPLKKNDPVAAAKPDSASATDTVYVTGTVQDINGKAISFATITFESGKTYSGKENGSFSIPFKAGTSVVFSAVGYSNKDVVLLSSTAPLTVQLSSKSGQQLQEVKVTAMGISKKGKAVGYSIQEIKGDAVQVAKEPNFVTALQGKLAGVQINGNTGSMSGSSKVTIRGNKSITGDNNALFVVDGIFMGNNNPAANVSQAAGGGGYDYGSPIQDINPDDIEQISVLKGAAASALYGSRGSNGVVLITTKRGSSSKKLGITYSLNAQMDKVYMRTKYQNRYGAGGASDDPSFVASGFDTLWYSQHPDQFLSGTSATYNDPIKGGYDLMPQYSIDESWGPELKGQVVRPYYSFDKDKNNPYFGKTTQWLPQPDNVKDFYRTGHTLTNSISVSGGSDKGTFRLSYSNLTQQFILPNSDLNRNNIGFNGTYKLNDAITAVASANYSNNRAKGRSGTGFAGTNPTQLFTMFGQRQLENDMLKYYAFPDGSQVSWNRKSFSDPTPTSATSPYWTAYNGYESDSRDRLFGLAGLEIKPTSWLNLSGKVFMDQFTTLIEERSPKDYQAGGYTRTDRTFREMNYLFLATVKKDLTKKLDINATVGGNIMTREDDINSGVVTGLIVPGLYTFTNTTSRVAFTEYRLNKRINSLFGDVTFGYNNSLFLNITGRNDWSSTLAKGHNSYFYPSASLSAMFSDWLKWNWLSFGKARVSVAEIGSDTDPYRTGNAYAQPGLFGTNPIISKDANLGNSNLLPEKSTEVEAGLELKFLNNRVGVDATVYTRTTRNLIVPLTVSAASGYNSFYANIGKSRTRGFELELTGRPIELKNSFAWDIAFNFSFNRSKLLKLDVPNNPDVTTYTLATERRLGSVSVTAIEGQPLFAITGTDYTYDSRGNKMVDSSGHYIKSAPGQIIGTTQPDFIGGISNTFSYKNISLSALIDFQKGGNFFSYTNLYGLYSGTLQETVENNIRETGIIVPGVGPDGNANTVKINAANHFKTNYGRSINKANLYDAGFVYLREVRLGYSLPEKWVSKIKAANARLSLYGRNLWLIHANAPNVDPSNILNSDLNIQGLEGGALPSVRSYGINLSIGF; from the coding sequence TTGGCATGTTTGTTATTAACTGCTACCGCCAAAGCCCAGCAAACGTCTAAAACCATCATCGGCAAACTGCTGGCATTAGATGGTTCTCCGCAGAAAGAATATGTATTACAGTCTAAAGCACTGAAAGGTAAAGCTGTAACCGCTGAAGACGGGCGGTTTACCCTGCAGGTAAATGCTGATGACTCTGTGTGGGTACTGTATCAGGATGCACAACTGGGTGCATTTAAAGTGCCGGAAGCCACCAGCTTTCAGGTACAGTTTGCTGAAAAAAATACATTTAAAATAACGCCAATGGCAGCGCCGGCAGCCGATAGCACGGCAAAGCCCGCTACTACGGTGCCGCCGGTGGACAGTGCTGCTAAAGCGCCCCCGAAAGATACGTTGCCATTAAAGAAAAATGATCCTGTGGCGGCTGCAAAGCCTGATTCGGCCAGTGCTACAGATACGGTATATGTTACCGGTACGGTGCAGGACATCAATGGCAAAGCCATCTCGTTCGCTACCATCACATTTGAAAGTGGTAAAACCTATAGCGGTAAGGAAAACGGTAGTTTTTCTATTCCTTTTAAAGCAGGCACTTCCGTCGTGTTTTCGGCGGTGGGTTATTCTAATAAAGATGTGGTGTTACTGAGCAGTACGGCCCCGTTAACCGTGCAGCTGAGCAGCAAAAGCGGACAGCAATTGCAGGAAGTGAAAGTAACTGCCATGGGCATTTCCAAAAAAGGAAAGGCAGTGGGGTATTCTATACAGGAGATAAAAGGCGATGCCGTGCAGGTGGCTAAGGAACCCAATTTTGTTACTGCTTTACAGGGCAAGCTGGCCGGTGTGCAAATCAACGGCAACACCGGTTCTATGAGTGGGTCATCTAAAGTTACTATCCGTGGTAACAAGTCTATTACCGGCGATAACAATGCCTTGTTTGTGGTAGATGGTATATTTATGGGGAATAATAACCCGGCTGCAAATGTAAGCCAGGCGGCGGGTGGTGGAGGCTATGATTACGGTAGCCCCATACAGGATATTAACCCCGATGATATTGAGCAGATATCTGTGCTGAAAGGTGCTGCGGCATCTGCTTTATATGGTAGCCGTGGTTCCAATGGGGTTGTATTGATTACCACCAAACGTGGTTCGTCCAGTAAAAAGCTGGGTATCACTTATAGCCTTAACGCACAGATGGATAAGGTGTATATGCGCACTAAATACCAGAACAGGTATGGTGCAGGTGGAGCATCGGATGATCCTTCTTTTGTGGCCTCTGGCTTTGATACCCTTTGGTATAGCCAGCACCCTGATCAGTTTTTGAGCGGTACCTCAGCTACTTATAATGATCCTATTAAAGGCGGGTACGATCTGATGCCGCAGTATTCTATTGATGAATCATGGGGGCCTGAATTAAAAGGGCAGGTGGTGCGTCCTTACTACTCCTTTGATAAGGATAAGAATAACCCCTACTTTGGTAAAACCACGCAATGGTTGCCACAGCCTGATAACGTAAAAGATTTCTACCGTACAGGCCACACTCTCACTAATAGCATTAGTGTAAGCGGTGGTTCAGATAAAGGTACTTTCCGTTTGTCGTACAGCAACTTAACGCAGCAATTCATATTGCCTAACTCCGATTTAAACCGCAACAATATCGGCTTTAATGGTACTTATAAATTAAATGATGCCATTACCGCTGTGGCCAGCGCCAACTATTCTAACAACCGCGCCAAGGGCAGGTCGGGAACCGGTTTTGCCGGAACCAATCCTACGCAGTTATTCACCATGTTTGGCCAGCGTCAGCTGGAAAATGATATGTTGAAATATTACGCGTTTCCGGATGGCTCGCAGGTGAGCTGGAACCGTAAATCGTTCTCCGATCCAACACCAACTTCGGCTACCAGTCCGTACTGGACTGCTTACAACGGTTATGAGAGTGATAGCAGGGATCGTTTGTTTGGTCTGGCGGGATTGGAAATAAAACCTACCAGTTGGTTAAACCTGTCGGGCAAAGTGTTTATGGATCAGTTTACTACGTTAATTGAAGAGCGTTCGCCTAAAGATTACCAGGCGGGTGGTTATACACGTACGGACAGAACGTTCCGTGAAATGAACTACCTGTTCCTGGCAACGGTGAAAAAGGATCTTACCAAAAAGCTGGATATCAATGCTACAGTAGGTGGCAATATCATGACGCGTGAGGATGATATTAATAGTGGTGTGGTAACGGGCCTGATTGTTCCTGGATTATACACGTTTACGAATACTACCAGCCGGGTAGCTTTTACAGAGTATCGTTTGAACAAACGTATTAACTCGTTATTCGGGGATGTTACGTTTGGCTATAATAACAGCCTGTTCCTGAATATTACCGGGCGTAACGATTGGTCCAGCACACTGGCAAAAGGCCATAACTCTTATTTCTATCCTTCAGCTTCACTGTCGGCCATGTTCTCTGACTGGTTGAAATGGAACTGGCTTTCGTTTGGTAAAGCCAGGGTGAGTGTGGCTGAAATAGGCAGCGATACTGACCCTTACCGCACGGGTAATGCGTATGCGCAGCCCGGATTGTTTGGAACGAATCCTATCATTTCTAAAGATGCCAACCTGGGCAACAGCAACCTGCTGCCGGAGAAAAGTACGGAGGTGGAAGCAGGTCTGGAGCTGAAGTTTTTAAATAACAGGGTAGGTGTAGATGCGACTGTATATACGCGCACCACCCGTAACCTGATTGTGCCTCTAACGGTTTCTGCTGCCAGCGGATATAATAGCTTTTATGCCAACATTGGTAAATCAAGAACACGTGGTTTTGAACTGGAATTAACGGGCCGGCCTATTGAACTGAAAAACAGTTTTGCCTGGGATATTGCTTTCAACTTCTCTTTCAACCGCAGCAAGCTGTTGAAGCTGGATGTGCCTAATAACCCCGATGTTACCACGTATACGCTGGCTACGGAAAGGCGCTTAGGTTCTGTTTCGGTAACCGCTATTGAAGGGCAGCCGTTGTTTGCTATTACCGGTACGGATTATACTTATGATAGCAGGGGTAATAAGATGGTGGATTCATCAGGCCATTATATTAAATCGGCTCCGGGACAAATTATCGGTACTACACAGCCAGACTTTATAGGAGGCATCAGCAACACTTTCAGTTATAAAAACATTTCGCTAAGTGCGTTGATCGATTTTCAGAAAGGTGGTAACTTCTTCTCTTATACCAACCTGTATGGTTTATACTCCGGTACCTTACAGGAAACGGTGGAGAATAATATCCGCGAAACAGGTATCATAGTACCAGGTGTGGGGCCGGATGGTAATGCGAATACGGTAAAGATCAATGCTGCCAATCACTTCAAAACCAATTACGGCCGATCTATTAATAAAGCCAACCTGTATGATGCGGGTTTTG
- a CDS encoding efflux RND transporter periplasmic adaptor subunit, with protein sequence MLFRTIRNYAGVACLLTMASCGNKQQQQQMPNPNAPVWVTVADVATSDVPYYDEFPGTVTALNQTELRAQVTGYVTGIYFKDGDKVKQGQQLYSIDQQVYNANYQQSLANVAVQEAALVKAQKDADRYHELDKQDAIAKQQVDYADAALETAKKQLAAAKATAESVKANVRFAGIVAPFSGTIGISQVKMGTSVVAGQTVMNTISSDNPMAVDFTIDQSNIYRFTQLQQKASAKDSTFTIAFGDDVYPGVGRISVIDRAVDPQTSTIKVRLVFDNDKGALKAGMTTNVRVKGNTGGASPIVPFKAVTEQLGEFFVYVVGDSSKVSQRKVKLGRQLGTQVLVKDGVKAGEKIVVQGTQNLHEGSVITLEPPTQPGAPAGKK encoded by the coding sequence ATGTTGTTCAGAACGATCAGAAATTATGCAGGTGTGGCTTGCTTGTTAACAATGGCCTCCTGTGGTAATAAACAACAACAGCAGCAAATGCCAAACCCCAATGCTCCGGTTTGGGTTACTGTAGCAGACGTAGCAACTTCGGATGTACCTTATTATGATGAGTTTCCAGGTACTGTTACTGCCTTAAATCAAACGGAATTAAGAGCACAGGTTACCGGTTATGTTACAGGCATCTATTTTAAAGATGGCGATAAAGTAAAGCAAGGACAACAATTATATAGCATAGACCAGCAGGTGTATAACGCAAACTATCAGCAATCTTTGGCAAATGTTGCCGTTCAGGAAGCTGCTTTGGTAAAAGCACAAAAAGATGCGGATCGTTATCACGAGCTGGACAAGCAGGATGCAATTGCCAAACAACAGGTAGATTATGCGGATGCGGCGCTGGAAACTGCTAAAAAGCAACTGGCGGCAGCTAAAGCAACTGCTGAAAGCGTAAAGGCAAACGTTCGTTTTGCTGGCATAGTAGCCCCTTTCAGCGGTACCATTGGTATTTCGCAGGTGAAAATGGGTACCTCTGTAGTTGCGGGTCAAACTGTAATGAACACTATCTCTTCTGATAACCCTATGGCAGTTGACTTTACTATCGACCAAAGCAATATCTATCGTTTTACTCAATTACAGCAAAAGGCCAGCGCGAAGGATTCAACCTTCACCATTGCTTTTGGTGATGACGTATATCCTGGTGTGGGCAGAATCAGCGTGATTGACCGTGCTGTAGATCCACAAACTTCTACTATTAAAGTGCGTCTGGTGTTTGATAATGATAAAGGTGCGCTGAAAGCGGGTATGACCACAAACGTGCGTGTGAAAGGTAATACGGGTGGAGCTTCTCCTATTGTGCCGTTTAAAGCGGTTACCGAGCAGCTGGGTGAGTTTTTTGTATATGTAGTAGGTGATAGCAGCAAAGTAAGTCAGCGTAAAGTAAAACTGGGTCGCCAGCTTGGAACACAAGTGCTTGTAAAAGATGGTGTGAAGGCAGGGGAGAAGATTGTAGTTCAGGGTACACAAAACCTGCATGAAGGTTCTGTTATTACCCTGGAGCCGCCTACACAACCTGGCGCACCAGCAGGCAAGAAATAA
- a CDS encoding DUF4251 domain-containing protein has product MKTRLLPFMIGCLLMALPGARIIAQDSGKTSKKTASQTELAANIHSRTYLFQAQSATPMSGRVIQLTGGYEVKVKNDTVVVYLPYYGRAFQAPLDPTKGPLDFTSTQFKYTLTERKKGGWNILITPSDGGDVRQLSFTVSENGYTSLQVTSNNRQPISFYGTLGAIKKRK; this is encoded by the coding sequence ATGAAAACACGTCTGTTACCCTTTATGATCGGGTGCCTGTTAATGGCATTGCCTGGTGCGCGCATTATTGCCCAGGATAGTGGGAAGACGAGTAAAAAAACGGCTTCACAAACGGAATTAGCTGCAAACATCCATTCCCGCACTTACCTTTTTCAGGCACAGAGCGCCACACCCATGAGTGGCAGGGTAATACAACTGACCGGTGGTTATGAAGTAAAAGTGAAAAATGACACGGTGGTGGTATACTTACCTTATTATGGTCGTGCCTTTCAGGCTCCGCTGGACCCTACCAAAGGGCCGCTTGATTTTACCTCTACACAATTTAAGTACACCCTTACCGAACGCAAAAAGGGGGGATGGAATATTCTGATCACTCCCTCTGACGGGGGAGATGTAAGACAATTATCATTTACCGTGTCGGAAAATGGATATACCTCTTTGCAGGTAACCAGTAATAACCGGCAACCTATTTCTTTTTATGGTACCCTTGGTGCTATAAAAAAGAGAAAATAG
- a CDS encoding efflux RND transporter permease subunit, with the protein MIADTFIKRPVTAIVISIVIVLVGLIAITTLPVAQYPDITPPTVSITGNYTGADAETVEQTTSTAIETQVNGTPGMTYMSSNSTASGQSSITVNFEIGTDINIATLDVQNRVSVAEPTLPDAVKRLGLTTKKRNPSIMMAIAFYSPNGTHDATFLGNYTNIYLKDALLRVKGVGDIVTRADDFGMRVWLNPAKLAALGMTSSDVTAALNEQNLQVAAGSVGGNPQPGTQSFEYNILTNSRLKTQQDFEEIIVRTNPADGSLVRLKDVARVELGKFDYSINAFVNSKPAAFLLIYQAPGANALDTYKGVLKALDEMKARFPKDMDYAIPLETATVVSTSIEEVLHTFVEALILVIIVVFLFLQSWRATLIPVLAIPVSLIGTFILFIPFGFTINTLTLFAFVLAIGIVVDDAIVVVEAVQHYIDHEKLSPKEATEKAMKDISGPVIAIALILAAVFVPVSFAPGIVGRLYQQFAITIAVSVIISAFVALSLTPALCSLMLKPSKTANDKKNFLDKFFDRFNVWFDKVSHSYTRGVAKWIKGAKYVVIMMIVLFVGLGLLLKSKPTGFIPTEDEGRFYVTYEMPEGTSTTRNIAMAKDIMNRVKSIPAVNVVGALAGLNIISFSNKSNVGTMFVSLKKWDDRKSKEEQLQGVLTEVYKRTGDIKEARILAIAPPAIPGLGQTSGFTIELQQTTSSDSIQVFEGIAKKFLGALYQRPEIGMAYTFFNTKTPTYRIDVDREKAKKLGIAISDVYSTMGTMMGSTYINDFNLYGRNFRVMAMADSAYRSSLSALNQIYVRNSQGNMTPLSALVSIKLVESPALVSHYNVYRSIEINGSPKPGFSSGQAIEALKEVAAQTLPAGYSYEFSGMTREEIAAGNSTLMLFAVSIIFVFLFLAALYESWSVPFAVIFAVPIGLFGSILTLVLIPRLNNNIYAQIGMITLIGLAAKNAILIVEFAKERVDRGVDITHATLQAVQLRLRPIIMTSLAFILGVLPLAVATGAASQARNTIGWTVFGGMIAATTLAIFVVPVLFVIIMNISYRRKMRKLEEQRRNEEAIDQNIIQNRTS; encoded by the coding sequence ATGATAGCAGATACTTTTATAAAGCGCCCGGTAACGGCAATTGTAATATCCATCGTAATTGTACTGGTGGGTTTGATTGCAATTACTACTTTACCGGTTGCGCAATATCCAGATATTACACCACCTACGGTATCTATTACCGGTAACTATACGGGTGCGGATGCCGAAACGGTAGAACAAACGACTTCTACGGCTATTGAAACGCAGGTGAACGGTACACCGGGCATGACTTACATGAGCAGTAACAGTACTGCTTCGGGTCAGAGCAGCATTACCGTAAACTTTGAAATTGGTACGGACATTAACATTGCTACCCTGGACGTACAGAACAGGGTGAGTGTGGCTGAACCAACTTTGCCGGATGCGGTAAAACGTTTGGGGTTGACTACCAAAAAGCGTAACCCATCTATTATGATGGCGATTGCGTTTTACTCGCCTAACGGTACACACGATGCCACTTTCCTGGGTAACTATACTAACATTTACCTGAAAGATGCCTTATTGCGTGTAAAGGGGGTGGGTGATATTGTAACCAGGGCAGATGACTTTGGTATGCGTGTATGGTTAAACCCTGCTAAACTGGCTGCCCTTGGAATGACGAGCAGTGATGTAACAGCGGCCCTGAATGAGCAGAACCTGCAGGTGGCTGCTGGTTCGGTGGGTGGTAACCCTCAGCCTGGTACACAAAGTTTTGAATACAACATTTTAACCAACAGCCGTTTAAAAACACAGCAGGACTTTGAAGAGATCATTGTGCGTACAAACCCTGCTGACGGAAGCCTGGTGCGTTTAAAAGATGTAGCCCGTGTAGAACTGGGAAAATTTGATTACAGCATTAACGCCTTTGTAAACAGTAAGCCAGCAGCGTTTTTGCTGATTTACCAGGCTCCCGGTGCTAATGCGCTGGATACCTATAAAGGAGTGTTGAAGGCTTTGGATGAAATGAAGGCGCGTTTTCCTAAAGACATGGATTATGCTATTCCTTTAGAAACTGCCACCGTGGTATCTACTTCTATTGAAGAAGTATTGCACACTTTTGTGGAAGCGTTGATTCTGGTAATTATTGTGGTGTTCCTGTTCTTACAGAGCTGGCGCGCTACACTGATTCCTGTGCTGGCTATCCCGGTTTCGTTGATTGGTACGTTTATCCTGTTTATACCTTTTGGCTTTACCATTAACACGCTTACGTTGTTTGCGTTTGTGCTGGCTATTGGTATTGTGGTGGATGACGCCATTGTGGTGGTGGAAGCGGTACAGCATTATATTGATCATGAAAAGCTGTCGCCAAAAGAAGCTACTGAAAAGGCGATGAAAGATATCTCAGGTCCGGTAATTGCCATTGCGTTGATTCTTGCTGCGGTGTTTGTGCCGGTAAGCTTTGCGCCAGGTATTGTAGGCCGCCTGTATCAGCAGTTTGCTATTACCATTGCGGTGTCTGTAATTATCTCGGCTTTTGTGGCGTTATCACTTACTCCGGCTTTATGTAGCCTGATGCTGAAACCTTCCAAAACAGCCAACGATAAGAAAAACTTCCTGGATAAATTCTTTGACCGCTTTAACGTATGGTTTGATAAAGTGAGTCACTCTTATACCAGAGGTGTAGCCAAATGGATTAAGGGTGCCAAGTATGTAGTGATAATGATGATTGTGTTGTTTGTGGGTTTAGGCTTATTGCTGAAATCGAAACCAACCGGCTTTATCCCTACAGAAGATGAAGGTCGTTTTTATGTGACCTATGAAATGCCGGAAGGTACTTCTACTACCCGCAACATTGCCATGGCTAAGGATATCATGAACCGTGTGAAGAGCATTCCTGCGGTAAACGTGGTAGGTGCGCTGGCTGGTTTGAACATTATCAGTTTCTCTAACAAGAGTAACGTGGGCACCATGTTCGTGAGTTTGAAAAAGTGGGATGACAGGAAAAGCAAGGAAGAGCAGTTACAAGGTGTATTAACAGAGGTGTACAAGCGTACCGGTGATATCAAGGAAGCCCGGATTCTGGCTATTGCGCCACCGGCGATTCCTGGTTTGGGACAAACATCGGGTTTCACTATTGAATTGCAGCAAACTACCAGCAGTGATAGTATCCAGGTATTTGAAGGCATTGCCAAGAAATTCCTGGGTGCCCTGTATCAAAGACCTGAAATAGGAATGGCATATACCTTCTTCAACACCAAAACTCCCACCTACCGTATAGATGTAGACAGGGAGAAAGCGAAGAAGCTGGGTATTGCTATCAGTGATGTATACAGCACGATGGGTACTATGATGGGTAGTACTTATATCAACGATTTTAACCTGTATGGCCGTAACTTCCGCGTAATGGCGATGGCCGACAGTGCTTACCGTTCTTCGCTTTCTGCGTTGAACCAGATATATGTACGTAACAGCCAGGGCAACATGACGCCGCTGAGTGCATTGGTAAGCATTAAGCTGGTTGAATCTCCGGCGTTGGTATCGCACTACAACGTGTACAGATCTATTGAGATAAACGGTTCGCCTAAGCCAGGCTTCAGCTCTGGTCAGGCTATTGAAGCGTTGAAAGAAGTGGCAGCACAAACTTTGCCTGCTGGTTACAGCTACGAATTTTCGGGTATGACCCGTGAGGAGATAGCAGCGGGTAACAGTACGCTGATGTTGTTTGCGGTGTCTATCATATTCGTGTTCCTGTTCCTGGCAGCACTGTATGAGAGCTGGTCGGTTCCGTTTGCGGTAATCTTTGCCGTACCTATCGGTTTATTCGGCTCTATCTTAACGCTGGTGCTGATACCAAGACTGAACAACAACATTTATGCGCAGATTGGTATGATTACCCTGATTGGTCTGGCGGCTAAGAACGCCATCCTGATTGTGGAGTTTGCCAAAGAAAGGGTAGACCGCGGGGTGGATATTACACACGCTACCTTACAAGCGGTACAATTGCGTTTACGTCCGATTATCATGACCTCCCTGGCGTTTATCCTGGGTGTGTTACCGCTGGCAGTGGCTACGGGTGCTGCATCACAGGCTCGTAACACCATTGGTTGGACGGTGTTTGGCGGTATGATTGCGGCAACAACACTGGCTATCTTTGTGGTGCCAGTACTGTTTGTAATTATCATGAATATCTCGTACAGACGAAAAATGCGCAAGCTGGAAGAGCAGCGTAGAAATGAAGAAGCTATTGATCAAAACATTATACAGAACAGGACAAGTTAA
- a CDS encoding TolC family protein, producing MKRLIFTLSWLITGGISMPMLAQQRTGDSLLQEATLQSVIQYAIVHQPLVQQAIIDENITNETIKTKLADWYPQLNFNYSYQNNFQLTRSLFPGNPQPVAIGAYNTSAGQFVASQTLFNRDVLLAAKTKGEVRTQSKQNTVKNKIDVTVSVSKAFYDVLATIEQIKVSQQDIVRLESSLKNAEAQYKAGVTDKTDYKRATISLNNAKAALSTNIAVLKSKKEYLKYVMGYPSGNDLNIVYDSLQMEKEVDMDTLQAPNFNNRIEYQQLLTQRKLMEANVRYEKTSFIPTASLSSAYNLNYLNDKLSKLYNNNYPNSYINLTIGVPIFQGGKRTSKIRSAEWSLKRTDWDIKNLQSSVNSEYSQAQANYKSYLANYIALKENMELAQEVYDVIQLQYKNGIKTYLEVITSESDLRTARINYYNALYTVLASKVDVQKSLGQITY from the coding sequence ATGAAACGACTCATTTTTACATTGAGCTGGCTGATAACAGGTGGCATTAGTATGCCCATGTTAGCCCAGCAGCGGACGGGAGATTCTCTGTTACAGGAGGCTACCCTGCAAAGCGTTATTCAGTACGCCATTGTGCATCAACCACTGGTGCAGCAGGCGATCATTGATGAAAACATCACCAACGAAACCATCAAAACCAAACTGGCCGACTGGTATCCTCAGTTGAATTTCAACTACTCTTACCAGAACAACTTCCAGTTAACAAGAAGTTTGTTTCCAGGCAACCCTCAACCGGTGGCCATTGGTGCTTACAACACCTCGGCAGGTCAGTTTGTGGCTTCACAAACCTTGTTTAACAGGGATGTGTTGCTGGCTGCCAAAACAAAAGGAGAGGTAAGAACACAGTCGAAACAAAACACCGTTAAAAACAAGATTGATGTAACCGTAAGTGTTAGCAAGGCGTTTTATGATGTGTTGGCGACTATTGAGCAAATTAAGGTGAGCCAGCAGGATATTGTAAGGCTGGAAAGCAGCCTGAAAAATGCAGAAGCGCAATATAAAGCGGGTGTAACTGATAAAACGGATTACAAGCGTGCTACTATTTCGCTGAACAATGCCAAAGCGGCTTTATCTACCAATATTGCGGTACTGAAATCGAAGAAAGAATATTTGAAGTACGTGATGGGGTATCCTTCCGGTAACGATTTAAATATCGTATACGACAGCCTTCAAATGGAGAAGGAAGTGGATATGGATACTTTACAGGCTCCTAACTTCAACAACCGTATAGAATACCAACAGTTGTTAACGCAACGCAAATTAATGGAAGCGAATGTGCGGTATGAAAAAACAAGTTTTATACCAACTGCTTCTCTGAGCTCTGCCTACAACCTGAACTATCTGAATGATAAGTTAAGCAAGTTGTATAATAATAACTATCCCAACTCTTATATCAACCTGACTATTGGTGTACCTATTTTCCAGGGTGGTAAAAGAACTTCAAAGATCCGTTCAGCTGAATGGTCGCTCAAGAGAACTGACTGGGATATCAAAAACCTGCAAAGTTCAGTTAACAGCGAATACAGCCAGGCGCAGGCTAACTATAAAAGCTACTTAGCCAACTACATTGCTTTAAAAGAAAATATGGAACTGGCGCAGGAGGTGTATGATGTTATTCAGCTGCAGTATAAGAATGGTATTAAAACCTACTTAGAAGTTATTACTTCTGAATCTGACTTACGTACTGCACGTATTAATTACTATAATGCTTTGTATACGGTGCTGGCAAGCAAGGTAGATGTTCAAAAATCTTTAGGACAGATTACTTATTAA
- a CDS encoding RpnC/YadD family protein, translating into MKINQLLAATEPTLQKRDILWKGIIEDLFVDFLRFFFANADSVFDMERGFEFLDKELHEITPDSHIRHPRFVDKLVKTWYKDGTEKWLLVHIEVQGYIDTSFPARMFTYFYRICDKFHHEITSLAIFTDNDDKYQPDRYEYDCFGTSLIFRFNTYKVKAQDVTLLEQSENPFAIVILTVLTLLQQKGGRREQLFDSAISLVRRLLEKKFSKDKIGRLLQFIKRYADFGDSADFHKFEKEVESLTIKRERMGIYEEILQYETSIAETRGKIKGIEILLRETDFDIPKIARLMEVDIDFVVEIKNNLSADSNASL; encoded by the coding sequence ATGAAAATAAACCAATTGCTTGCTGCTACCGAACCGACTTTACAAAAAAGAGATATACTTTGGAAAGGGATTATAGAAGATTTGTTTGTTGACTTTCTGCGATTTTTCTTTGCTAATGCAGACAGTGTATTTGATATGGAAAGGGGCTTTGAGTTTTTGGATAAAGAACTGCATGAAATAACTCCTGATAGTCACATACGTCATCCACGCTTTGTTGACAAACTAGTAAAAACCTGGTATAAGGATGGTACTGAAAAATGGTTGTTGGTACACATAGAAGTGCAGGGATATATTGATACCAGCTTTCCGGCACGAATGTTCACTTATTTTTACCGCATATGTGACAAGTTTCACCACGAGATCACTTCTCTGGCCATCTTTACAGACAACGATGATAAGTATCAACCCGATAGATATGAGTATGATTGCTTTGGTACCAGCCTGATTTTCCGGTTCAATACCTATAAGGTGAAAGCGCAGGATGTTACTTTGCTTGAGCAAAGCGAGAATCCGTTTGCCATTGTGATTCTTACTGTATTGACTCTTTTACAACAGAAAGGAGGGAGACGTGAGCAGTTGTTTGATTCGGCTATTTCGCTTGTGCGTAGGTTGCTTGAAAAAAAGTTTTCTAAAGATAAAATAGGCAGGTTGCTTCAATTTATTAAACGATATGCTGATTTTGGGGATTCCGCGGATTTTCATAAATTTGAGAAAGAGGTGGAGAGCCTTACCATAAAACGTGAAAGAATGGGTATTTACGAAGAAATATTGCAGTATGAAACTTCTATTGCAGAAACGCGGGGGAAAATTAAAGGGATTGAGATTTTGCTTCGGGAAACTGATTTTGATATACCCAAAATAGCCCGCCTAATGGAGGTAGATATTGATTTTGTAGTTGAGATTAAAAACAATTTATCTGCCGATAGCAATGCTTCGTTGTAG